The following are encoded together in the Pseudomonas sediminis genome:
- a CDS encoding efflux RND transporter permease subunit, which translates to MDIAGYFIQRRVTSWLVTLVLGIGGLMAFLGIGRLEDPSFTLKNAMVITSYPGASPQQVEEEVSYPLENAIQQLPSIKKVTSISSAGLSQISLELHSQYKAEQIPQIWDELRRKINDLQPSLPPGVNPPQIRDDFSDVFGFFLLVTGEGYSAQELRDFADYLRRELVLLPGVGKVSLAGARQEQVQVEISRSKMSTLGIAPQRLAQVLSQQNVVSNAGRILVGSESIRLHPTGELQDVRELERLIISDPGSAQQVTLGDIAQVSRGFSETPGNLYRMNGQPALTLGVSFAPKVNVVDVGATINARLAELDAQRPAGMQLQVFYDQAAEVQASVQGFVINFVASVAIVIVVLLIFMGLRSGLLIGLILALTVLGSFIFMRLLGIELQRISLGALVIALGMLVDNAIVIVEGILVGRQRGQSTLEAARGIVRQTNLPLLGATLIAIIAFAPIGLSDDSTGEFCLSLFQVLMISLLLSWVTAITLTPFFASLFFRDNQTLTGQDQGDPYGGVIFTSYRRLLDFALHRRSLTLGMLVVLLVVAIAGFGKVRQSFFPPSNTPMFFIDLWLPQGTDIRYTEQLVAELDQHVLEQEGVTTVSSTIGQGALRFILTYSPQKQYPNYAQLLVRTDNLERIEPLINQLELHVAEQYPQIKPKFKQLMLGPGNDSKIEARFSGPDPDELRRLGGEVSRLMRQDPVANAVMHDWYERTKLVRPQFAEARARELGVDKSELDDLLRMSFSGMNVGLYRDGTRLLPIVARTPDNERLNADSLSDLQIWSNARGGYLPIEQVLLGFNTEWEDPLIMRLDRKRTLTVQADPSLLSGETAAQLFQRLKPQIEAIPLPEGYSLEWGGEYESSRDAQGAVFGSLPLGYLVMFMITILLFDSFKRATVIWLTVPLAMIGVTLGFLLTGIPFGFMALLGLLSLSGMLVKNGIVLVDEIQLQLASGKDALQAVEDASISRVRPVAMAALTTILGMSPLLTDAFFQSMAVVIMFGLGFATLLTLVVLPVLYCVFYGIKEQGAAEA; encoded by the coding sequence ATGGATATCGCCGGTTATTTTATCCAGCGCCGCGTCACCAGCTGGCTGGTCACCCTGGTGCTGGGCATCGGCGGGTTGATGGCCTTTCTCGGCATCGGCCGCCTGGAAGACCCCTCCTTCACCCTGAAAAACGCCATGGTCATCACCAGCTACCCCGGCGCCTCGCCGCAGCAGGTGGAAGAGGAAGTCAGCTATCCCCTGGAAAACGCCATTCAGCAGCTGCCCTCGATCAAGAAGGTCACCTCCATCTCCAGCGCCGGGCTCTCGCAGATCAGCCTGGAGCTGCACAGCCAGTACAAGGCCGAGCAGATCCCGCAGATCTGGGACGAATTGCGGCGCAAGATCAACGACCTGCAGCCCAGCCTGCCACCGGGAGTCAACCCGCCGCAGATCCGCGACGACTTCAGTGATGTATTCGGCTTCTTCCTGCTGGTCACCGGCGAAGGCTACAGCGCCCAGGAGCTGCGCGACTTCGCCGACTACCTGCGCCGTGAACTGGTGTTGCTGCCTGGCGTAGGCAAGGTCAGCCTGGCCGGCGCCCGCCAGGAGCAGGTGCAGGTGGAAATCTCGCGCAGCAAGATGAGCACCCTGGGTATCGCCCCGCAGCGCCTGGCCCAGGTGCTCAGCCAGCAGAACGTGGTGTCCAACGCCGGGCGCATTCTGGTCGGCAGCGAGTCGATCCGCCTGCACCCCACTGGCGAGCTGCAGGATGTGCGCGAGCTGGAGCGCCTGATCATCAGCGACCCGGGCAGCGCGCAGCAGGTCACTCTCGGCGATATCGCCCAGGTCAGCCGCGGCTTTAGCGAAACACCGGGCAACCTCTACCGCATGAACGGCCAGCCGGCCCTGACCCTGGGCGTTTCCTTCGCACCCAAGGTCAACGTGGTGGATGTCGGCGCGACGATCAACGCGCGCCTGGCCGAACTGGACGCCCAGCGCCCGGCCGGTATGCAGTTGCAGGTGTTCTACGACCAGGCCGCCGAAGTGCAGGCCTCGGTGCAGGGTTTCGTGATCAACTTCGTCGCCTCGGTGGCCATCGTGATCGTCGTGCTGCTGATCTTTATGGGCCTGCGCAGCGGCCTGCTGATCGGCCTGATCCTGGCCCTCACGGTGCTCGGCAGCTTTATCTTTATGCGCCTGCTGGGCATCGAGCTGCAGCGCATTTCCCTCGGTGCCCTGGTGATCGCCCTGGGTATGCTGGTGGACAACGCCATCGTTATCGTCGAAGGCATTCTGGTCGGCCGTCAACGCGGCCAGAGCACCCTGGAGGCAGCGCGGGGCATCGTCCGCCAGACCAATCTGCCGCTGCTCGGCGCCACCCTGATCGCCATCATCGCCTTCGCCCCCATCGGCCTGTCGGACGACTCCACCGGCGAGTTCTGCCTGTCGCTGTTCCAGGTGCTGATGATCTCCCTGCTGCTCAGCTGGGTGACTGCCATCACCCTGACGCCGTTCTTCGCCAGCCTGTTCTTCCGCGATAACCAGACCCTGACCGGCCAGGATCAGGGCGACCCCTACGGCGGGGTGATCTTCACCAGCTACCGGCGCCTGCTCGACTTCGCCCTGCACCGCCGTAGCCTCACTCTGGGCATGCTGGTGGTATTGCTGGTGGTGGCCATTGCCGGCTTCGGCAAGGTGCGCCAGAGCTTCTTTCCGCCGTCCAATACGCCGATGTTCTTTATCGACCTGTGGCTACCCCAGGGCACTGATATCCGCTACACCGAGCAGCTGGTGGCCGAACTGGATCAGCATGTACTGGAGCAGGAAGGGGTGACCACGGTCAGCAGCACAATCGGTCAGGGCGCCCTGCGTTTTATCCTCACCTACTCACCGCAGAAGCAGTACCCCAACTACGCTCAGCTGCTGGTGCGCACCGACAACCTGGAGCGCATCGAGCCGCTGATCAACCAGTTGGAACTGCATGTCGCCGAGCAGTACCCGCAGATCAAGCCCAAGTTCAAGCAACTGATGCTCGGCCCCGGCAACGACAGCAAGATCGAGGCGCGCTTCAGCGGCCCCGACCCCGACGAACTGCGCCGCCTGGGAGGCGAGGTCAGCCGTCTGATGCGCCAGGACCCGGTAGCCAATGCAGTGATGCACGACTGGTATGAGCGCACCAAGCTGGTCCGCCCGCAATTCGCCGAGGCCCGCGCCCGCGAACTGGGGGTGGACAAGAGTGAGCTGGATGACCTGCTGCGCATGAGCTTCTCCGGCATGAATGTCGGCCTGTACCGCGACGGCACCCGCCTGCTGCCAATAGTCGCGCGCACCCCGGACAACGAGCGGCTGAATGCCGACAGCCTGAGTGACCTGCAGATCTGGAGCAACGCCCGGGGCGGCTACCTGCCCATCGAACAGGTGCTGCTGGGCTTTAACACCGAGTGGGAAGACCCGCTGATCATGCGTCTGGATCGCAAACGCACGCTCACCGTACAGGCCGATCCTTCCCTGCTCAGCGGCGAAACCGCAGCCCAGCTGTTCCAGCGCCTCAAGCCGCAGATCGAGGCCATCCCCCTGCCCGAGGGTTACAGCCTGGAATGGGGCGGCGAGTATGAAAGCTCCCGCGATGCGCAAGGTGCAGTGTTCGGTAGCCTGCCGCTGGGTTATCTGGTGATGTTTATGATCACCATTTTGCTCTTCGACTCGTTCAAGCGCGCCACCGTGATCTGGCTCACCGTGCCCCTGGCGATGATCGGCGTGACCCTGGGCTTTCTGCTGACCGGCATCCCCTTCGGCTTTATGGCCCTGCTCGGCCTGCTTAGCCTGAGCGGTATGCTGGTGAAGAACGGCATCGTCCTGGTGGACGAAATCCAGCTGCAGCTGGCCAGCGGCAAGGATGCCCTGCAAGCCGTGGAAGACGCCTCGATCAGCCGCGTGCGCCCGGTGGCCATGGCCGCCCTGACCACCATCCTGGGCATGAGCCCGCTGCTGACCGATGCCTTCTTCCAGAGCATGGCGGTGGTGATCATGTTCGGCCTGGGCTTCGCCACCCTGCTGACGCTGGTGGTGCTGCCGGTGCTGTATTGCGTGTTCTACGGGATCAAGGAGCAGGGCGCGGCAGAGGCTTAA
- a CDS encoding YoaK family protein, translating to MPIRYARRLTGRKRSVVANRHLGYALAFVAGAINAGGFLAVQQYTSHMTGIVSAMADHIALGAYDLVLGGLGGVLSFVLGAIASTLMVNYSKRRRLHSENALPLLCEAALLLCFGLLGATLATIEGLFVPLTVMLLCFIMGLQNALITKLSRAEIRTTHITGIVTDIGIELGKLLYWNRHGDRHGRVQVDRQRLQVLSLLALYFFMGGIAGAFGFNGLGYIATLPLALLLVGLALVPAVDDLRSGWRRFRRARQG from the coding sequence ATGCCGATCCGCTATGCCCGACGCCTGACCGGGCGCAAACGCAGTGTCGTGGCCAACCGTCATCTGGGTTACGCCCTGGCCTTTGTCGCCGGGGCAATCAATGCCGGGGGCTTTCTTGCGGTGCAGCAGTACACCTCGCATATGACAGGGATTGTCTCGGCCATGGCCGACCATATCGCCCTGGGTGCCTATGATCTGGTGCTCGGTGGGCTGGGTGGGGTGTTGTCGTTTGTCCTGGGTGCCATCGCCTCGACCCTGATGGTCAATTACTCCAAGCGCCGCCGCCTGCACAGCGAAAACGCCCTGCCGCTGCTCTGTGAGGCGGCACTGCTGCTGTGCTTCGGTCTGCTTGGCGCCACCCTGGCAACCATCGAGGGGCTGTTCGTGCCCCTGACGGTGATGCTGCTGTGCTTCATCATGGGGCTGCAGAATGCCCTGATCACCAAGTTGTCGCGGGCAGAAATCCGCACCACCCATATCACCGGCATCGTCACCGATATCGGTATCGAACTGGGCAAGCTGCTGTACTGGAACCGCCATGGCGACAGGCACGGTCGGGTCCAGGTCGACCGTCAGCGCCTGCAGGTGTTGAGCCTGCTGGCGCTGTATTTCTTTATGGGTGGGATTGCCGGTGCCTTTGGCTTCAACGGCCTGGGCTATATCGCCACCCTACCGCTGGCGTTGTTGCTGGTAGGCCTGGCTCTGGTGCCAGCGGTGGATGATCTGCGCTCGGGGTGGCGCCGTTTTAGACGCGCCCGGCAGGGTTGA
- the glmS gene encoding glutamine--fructose-6-phosphate transaminase (isomerizing) → MCGIVGAIAERNITPVLVEGLKRLEYRGYDSAGVALLTEQGALDRRRRVGKVSELQAALQAEPLAGRLGIAHTRWATHGAPSERNAHPHFSGQDLAVVHNGIIENHEELRERLKGLGYVFTSDTDTETIVHLLDHKLQQFGDLAAALKAAIPELHGAYGLAVISAKHPDRLLAARSGSPLVIGLGLGENFLASDQLALRQVTDRFMYLEEGDIAEIRRDGVQIWDAAGQPVQREAVQYHEGAEAADKGEYRHFMLKEIHEQPKVVQRTLESRLGSDHVLVQAFGPQAAELFANVKNVQIVACGTSYHAGMVARYWLEELAGIPCQVEVASEFRYRKVVVQPDTLFVSVSQSGETADTLAALRNAKEKAPGQGGYLASLVICNVGTSSLVRESDLCLLTQAGPEIGVASTKAFTTQLVGLMLLTLSLGQVHGTLDKALEAQLVDELRRLPTRLGEALAMDKTVEKISELFAEKHHSLFLGRGAQYPVAMEGALKLKEISYIHAEAYPAGELKHGPLALVDADMPVVTVAPNNELLEKLKSNLQEVRARGGELIVFADQQAGMSNGEGTHVVAMPHIHDLLAPILYTVPLQLLSYYVAVLKGTDVDQPRNLAKSVTVE, encoded by the coding sequence ATGTGTGGAATCGTAGGCGCCATCGCTGAGCGCAACATCACCCCGGTGCTGGTCGAAGGCCTCAAGCGCCTGGAATACCGCGGCTACGACAGCGCCGGTGTAGCGCTGCTGACCGAGCAGGGTGCACTGGATCGCCGTCGTCGGGTCGGCAAGGTCAGCGAATTGCAGGCCGCGCTGCAGGCCGAGCCGCTGGCCGGGCGCCTGGGCATCGCCCACACGCGCTGGGCCACCCACGGTGCGCCGAGCGAGCGTAATGCTCACCCACACTTCTCCGGCCAGGATCTGGCCGTGGTGCATAACGGCATCATCGAGAACCATGAAGAACTGCGCGAGCGTCTCAAGGGGCTGGGTTACGTCTTCACCTCCGACACCGACACCGAAACTATCGTCCACCTGCTCGATCACAAGCTGCAGCAGTTCGGCGACCTCGCGGCCGCGCTCAAGGCTGCCATCCCGGAACTGCACGGCGCCTACGGCCTGGCCGTGATCAGCGCCAAGCATCCGGATCGCCTGCTCGCCGCGCGCAGTGGTAGCCCGCTGGTGATCGGTCTGGGCCTGGGGGAAAACTTCCTCGCCTCCGATCAGTTGGCCCTGCGCCAGGTCACTGACCGTTTCATGTACCTGGAAGAAGGCGATATCGCCGAAATCCGCCGTGACGGCGTGCAGATCTGGGACGCAGCCGGTCAGCCGGTGCAGCGCGAAGCCGTGCAGTACCACGAAGGTGCCGAGGCCGCCGACAAGGGCGAGTACCGCCATTTCATGCTCAAGGAGATCCATGAGCAGCCCAAGGTGGTGCAACGCACTCTGGAAAGCCGCCTGGGCAGCGATCACGTGCTGGTGCAGGCCTTCGGCCCGCAGGCCGCCGAACTGTTTGCCAATGTGAAGAACGTACAGATCGTCGCCTGCGGCACCAGCTACCACGCCGGTATGGTCGCCCGTTACTGGCTGGAAGAGCTGGCCGGGATTCCCTGCCAGGTCGAAGTGGCCAGCGAGTTCCGCTACCGCAAGGTGGTAGTGCAGCCGGACACCTTGTTCGTCAGCGTCTCGCAGTCCGGCGAAACCGCCGACACCCTGGCCGCACTGCGCAACGCCAAGGAGAAGGCACCAGGGCAGGGCGGCTACCTGGCCAGCCTGGTGATATGCAACGTCGGCACCAGCTCGCTGGTGCGCGAATCCGACCTGTGCCTGCTGACCCAGGCCGGCCCGGAAATTGGCGTGGCTTCGACCAAGGCCTTCACTACCCAGCTGGTCGGCCTGATGCTTCTGACCCTGTCCCTCGGCCAGGTGCACGGCACCCTGGACAAGGCGCTGGAAGCGCAACTAGTCGACGAACTGCGTCGCCTGCCGACCCGTCTGGGCGAAGCCCTGGCCATGGACAAGACCGTGGAGAAAATCTCCGAACTGTTCGCCGAGAAGCACCACAGCCTGTTCCTCGGCCGTGGCGCGCAGTATCCGGTGGCCATGGAAGGGGCACTCAAGCTCAAGGAAATCTCCTACATCCACGCCGAAGCCTATCCGGCTGGTGAGCTCAAGCACGGCCCGCTGGCCCTGGTCGACGCCGACATGCCGGTGGTTACCGTGGCGCCGAACAACGAGCTGCTGGAAAAGCTTAAGTCCAACCTGCAGGAAGTCCGTGCGCGTGGTGGCGAGCTGATCGTCTTCGCCGACCAGCAGGCTGGCATGAGCAACGGCGAGGGCACTCATGTGGTGGCCATGCCGCATATCCATGACCTGCTCGCGCCGATTCTCTACACCGTGCCGCTGCAGTTGTTGTCGTACTACGTCGCCGTGCTCAAGGGCACCGACGTCGACCAGCCGCGTAACCTCGCAAAAAGCGTAACGGTGGAGTGA
- a CDS encoding DeoR/GlpR family DNA-binding transcription regulator — translation MSKRNTPQRRHTILALLAEQGEVSVDALAQHFATSEVTIRKDLAALETNGLLLRRYGGAVPVPQELISEPTQFISPYKQAIARAGVTRIREHARIIIDSGTTTAAMIPQLGYKPGLVVMTNSLNVANALRELEHEPVLLMTGGTWDPHSESFQGQVAEQVLRSYDFDQLFIGADGIDLERGTTTFNELLGLSRVMAEVAREVIVMVESDKIGRRIPNLELPWSSFHTLITDERLDAQAAEQIRARGIQLILAPLEN, via the coding sequence ATGTCGAAGCGCAATACGCCGCAACGTCGTCACACCATTCTTGCCTTGCTCGCCGAGCAGGGCGAGGTGTCGGTGGATGCCCTGGCTCAGCACTTCGCCACCAGCGAAGTGACCATTCGCAAGGACCTTGCCGCCCTGGAAACAAATGGTCTGTTGTTGCGTCGCTATGGCGGTGCGGTGCCGGTGCCGCAGGAACTGATCAGCGAGCCGACGCAGTTCATTTCCCCGTACAAGCAGGCAATTGCCCGCGCCGGTGTGACGCGCATCCGCGAGCACGCGCGGATCATCATCGACAGCGGCACCACCACGGCGGCGATGATCCCGCAGCTTGGCTACAAGCCCGGGCTGGTGGTGATGACCAACTCGCTCAATGTGGCCAACGCCCTGCGCGAACTCGAACACGAGCCGGTGCTGCTGATGACCGGCGGCACCTGGGATCCGCACTCGGAGTCCTTCCAGGGCCAGGTGGCCGAGCAGGTGCTGCGTTCCTATGACTTCGACCAATTGTTCATCGGCGCCGACGGCATCGACCTGGAGCGTGGTACCACCACCTTCAACGAGCTGCTCGGTCTGTCGCGAGTCATGGCTGAGGTGGCTCGCGAAGTCATCGTCATGGTCGAGAGCGACAAGATCGGCCGGCGCATTCCTAATCTGGAACTGCCCTGGAGCAGCTTCCACACCCTGATTACCGACGAGCGCCTGGATGCCCAGGCCGCCGAACAGATACGCGCGCGCGGCATCCAGCTGATCCTCGCGCCGCTGGAAAACTAA
- a CDS encoding LysE family transporter, giving the protein MLGVTDYAAFVVAFIILLAIPGPGNLALILSTGKGGIRGGLASTFGIIFGDQVLLWLAVAGVAALLKAYPAAFHVVQWLGAAYLVYLGLRMILAKPGAAPTLEIKPRQYLWQTLVITVFNPKAIIFYMAFFPLFIDPQRHQGLTTFAFMAVTIMALTFLYGLLIVLLTHFLAERMRANPRIARGLEKLAGLCLVGFGVKLTLN; this is encoded by the coding sequence ATGCTCGGCGTGACGGATTATGCCGCCTTCGTGGTGGCCTTCATCATCCTGCTGGCCATTCCCGGGCCGGGTAACCTGGCGTTGATCCTCTCCACCGGCAAGGGCGGGATTCGTGGCGGGCTGGCTTCGACCTTCGGTATCATCTTCGGCGACCAGGTGCTGCTGTGGTTGGCGGTGGCCGGTGTTGCTGCGCTGCTGAAGGCCTATCCGGCGGCCTTCCATGTCGTGCAGTGGCTCGGTGCGGCCTACCTGGTCTACCTCGGCCTGCGCATGATTCTGGCCAAGCCGGGGGCGGCGCCGACACTGGAGATCAAGCCGCGCCAGTACCTCTGGCAAACCCTGGTGATCACGGTCTTCAACCCCAAGGCCATCATTTTCTATATGGCCTTTTTCCCGCTGTTCATCGACCCGCAGCGCCATCAGGGACTGACTACGTTCGCTTTCATGGCCGTGACCATCATGGCGCTGACCTTTCTCTACGGCCTTCTTATCGTGCTGCTGACACACTTTCTCGCCGAGCGTATGCGCGCCAACCCGCGTATCGCCCGTGGTCTCGAGAAGTTGGCGGGGCTGTGCCTGGTCGGCTTCGGGGTCAAGCTGACGCTGAACTGA
- the glmU gene encoding bifunctional UDP-N-acetylglucosamine diphosphorylase/glucosamine-1-phosphate N-acetyltransferase GlmU yields the protein MSLDIVILAAGQGTRMRSALPKVLHPVADKPMLGHVIDTARSLQPQSIQVVIGHGADKVRERLAADDLNFVIQAEQLGTGHAVAQALPQLSADTVLILYGDVPLIETATLQRLLALVSDDQLGLLTVELADPTGYGRIVRDGSGVVQSIVEHKDASEAQRQIREGNTGILAVPGKRLADWLGRLSNSNAQGEYYLTDVIAMAVADGLTVATERAADEMEVLGANDRIQLSQLECHYQQRMARRLMAQGVTLRDPHRFDVRGDVSVGRDVTIDINVILEGKVIIEDDVQIGPNCVIKDSVLRKGAIVKANSHLDGAEMGEGADCGPFARLRPGTKLGAKAHVGNFVELKNAVLGEGAKAGHLSYLGDAEIGARTNIGAGTITCNYDGANKFRTVMGEDVFIGSNSALVAPVNLGDRATTGAGSVVTSDVPADMLAVGRAKQRNIEGWKRPTKK from the coding sequence ATGAGTCTGGATATCGTCATTCTGGCCGCCGGCCAGGGCACGCGCATGCGTTCGGCGCTGCCGAAGGTGCTGCATCCGGTCGCCGACAAGCCCATGCTCGGGCATGTCATCGACACTGCACGCAGCTTGCAGCCGCAGAGCATCCAGGTGGTGATCGGCCATGGCGCTGACAAGGTGCGCGAGCGCCTTGCCGCCGACGACCTGAATTTCGTCATCCAGGCCGAGCAGCTCGGCACCGGCCATGCCGTGGCCCAGGCCCTGCCGCAGCTTAGCGCCGATACCGTGCTGATCCTCTACGGCGATGTGCCGTTGATCGAAACCGCTACCTTGCAGCGTCTGCTGGCGCTGGTCAGTGACGATCAACTGGGCCTGCTCACCGTCGAGCTGGCCGATCCGACCGGCTATGGCCGTATCGTGCGCGATGGCAGCGGTGTGGTGCAGTCCATCGTCGAACACAAGGACGCCAGCGAGGCGCAGCGGCAGATTCGTGAGGGCAACACCGGCATCCTCGCCGTTCCGGGCAAGCGTCTGGCTGACTGGCTGGGGCGCCTATCCAACAGCAACGCCCAGGGTGAGTACTACCTGACCGACGTGATCGCCATGGCCGTGGCCGATGGCCTGACCGTGGCCACCGAGCGCGCTGCCGACGAGATGGAAGTGCTCGGCGCCAACGACCGTATCCAGTTGTCCCAGCTTGAATGCCATTACCAGCAGCGTATGGCCCGTCGCCTGATGGCCCAGGGCGTCACCCTGCGCGACCCGCATCGCTTCGACGTGCGTGGTGACGTAAGCGTTGGCCGCGACGTGACCATCGATATCAACGTCATCCTCGAAGGCAAGGTGATCATCGAGGACGATGTGCAGATCGGCCCGAACTGCGTGATCAAGGACTCGGTGCTGCGCAAGGGCGCCATCGTCAAGGCCAACAGCCACCTGGACGGCGCCGAGATGGGCGAGGGCGCCGATTGCGGCCCGTTCGCTCGTCTGCGTCCGGGGACCAAACTGGGTGCCAAGGCCCATGTGGGTAACTTCGTCGAACTGAAGAACGCGGTGCTGGGTGAAGGCGCCAAGGCCGGTCACCTGAGCTACCTGGGTGATGCCGAGATCGGCGCGCGGACCAACATCGGTGCCGGTACCATCACCTGCAACTACGACGGTGCCAACAAATTCCGCACGGTCATGGGCGAGGATGTGTTCATCGGCTCCAACAGCGCGCTGGTGGCGCCGGTGAACCTGGGCGACCGCGCCACCACGGGCGCCGGCTCGGTAGTGACCAGCGATGTGCCGGCCGATATGCTAGCTGTCGGGCGTGCCAAGCAGCGCAATATCGAAGGCTGGAAGCGCCCCACCAAGAAGTGA
- a CDS encoding F0F1 ATP synthase subunit epsilon yields MAMSVHCDIVSAEEELFSGLVEMVIAHGHLGDLGILPGHTPLLTDLKPGPVRVIKQGGTEEVFYISGGFLEVQPSMVKVLADTAVRAGDLDEAAAIEARKAAEKALSEKGTEFDYGSASARLAEAAAQLRTIEEMRKKFGGRSR; encoded by the coding sequence ATGGCTATGTCAGTCCACTGCGATATCGTCAGTGCGGAAGAAGAGCTGTTCTCGGGGCTGGTGGAAATGGTCATCGCCCACGGTCACCTCGGTGACCTGGGTATCCTGCCGGGCCACACCCCGCTGCTGACCGATCTCAAGCCGGGTCCGGTGCGAGTGATCAAGCAGGGTGGCACCGAGGAGGTGTTTTACATCTCCGGTGGCTTCCTGGAAGTTCAGCCGAGCATGGTGAAGGTTCTTGCCGACACCGCTGTTCGCGCTGGCGACTTGGATGAAGCCGCTGCCATCGAGGCACGCAAGGCTGCCGAGAAGGCGCTGAGCGAAAAGGGCACCGAGTTCGACTACGGCAGTGCTTCGGCACGCCTGGCCGAGGCTGCTGCCCAGCTGCGCACCATCGAAGAGATGCGCAAGAAGTTTGGCGGCCGCAGCCGCTGA
- the atpD gene encoding F0F1 ATP synthase subunit beta gives MSSGRIVQIIGAVIDVEFPRDKVPSVYEALKVVGAETTLEVQQQLGDGVVRTIAMGSTEGLKRGLDVNSSGKAISVPVGKATLGRIMDVLGNPIDEAGPIGEEEQWEIHRPAPSYAEQAGSNELLETGIKVIDLVCPFAKGGKVGLFGGAGVGKTVNMMELIRNIAIEHSGYSVFAGVGERTREGNDFYHEMKDSNVLDKVALVYGQMNEPPGNRLRVALTGLTMAEKFRDEGRDVLLFVDNIYRYTLAGTEVSALLGRMPSAVGYQPTLAEEMGVLQERITSTKKGSITSIQAVYVPADDLTDPSPATTFAHLDATVVLSRDIASLGIYPAVDPLDSTSRQLDPNVIGQEHYETARGVQYVLQRYKELKDIIAILGMDELSEDDKQLVSRARKIQRFLSQPFFVAEVFTGAPGKYVSLKDTIAGFSGILKGDYDHLPEQAFYMVGGIDEAIEKAKKL, from the coding sequence ATGAGTAGCGGACGTATCGTTCAAATCATCGGCGCCGTCATCGACGTGGAATTTCCGCGTGACAAGGTGCCGAGTGTTTATGAAGCGCTGAAAGTAGTTGGCGCCGAAACCACCCTGGAAGTTCAGCAGCAGCTGGGCGACGGCGTGGTACGTACCATTGCGATGGGTTCGACCGAAGGCCTCAAGCGTGGCCTGGATGTCAACAGCTCTGGCAAGGCCATCTCCGTACCGGTCGGTAAAGCGACCCTGGGCCGGATCATGGACGTGCTGGGCAACCCGATCGACGAAGCCGGCCCCATCGGTGAAGAAGAGCAGTGGGAAATCCACCGCCCTGCGCCGAGCTATGCCGAACAAGCTGGCTCCAACGAGCTGCTGGAAACCGGCATCAAGGTTATCGACCTGGTCTGCCCGTTCGCCAAGGGCGGTAAAGTCGGTCTGTTCGGTGGTGCCGGTGTCGGCAAGACCGTGAACATGATGGAACTGATCCGTAACATCGCCATCGAGCACAGCGGTTATTCCGTGTTCGCCGGTGTGGGTGAGCGTACTCGTGAGGGTAACGACTTCTACCACGAGATGAAGGACTCCAACGTTCTCGACAAGGTAGCCCTGGTTTACGGTCAGATGAACGAGCCACCAGGCAACCGTCTGCGCGTAGCACTGACCGGCCTGACCATGGCCGAGAAGTTCCGTGACGAAGGCCGTGACGTTCTGTTGTTCGTCGACAACATCTACCGTTACACCCTCGCCGGTACCGAAGTATCCGCACTGCTCGGCCGTATGCCGTCGGCAGTAGGTTACCAGCCGACTCTGGCCGAGGAGATGGGCGTTCTGCAGGAGCGTATTACCTCCACCAAGAAAGGCTCGATCACCTCGATCCAGGCTGTATACGTACCTGCGGACGACCTGACCGACCCGAGCCCGGCGACCACCTTCGCCCACTTGGACGCCACCGTCGTACTGAGCCGTGACATCGCTTCCCTGGGTATCTACCCGGCCGTTGACCCGCTGGACTCCACCAGCCGTCAGCTGGATCCGAACGTGATCGGCCAGGAACACTACGAGACCGCTCGTGGCGTTCAGTATGTTCTGCAGCGCTACAAAGAGCTGAAGGACATCATTGCGATCCTGGGTATGGACGAGCTGTCCGAAGACGACAAGCAGCTGGTATCTCGCGCTCGTAAGATCCAGCGCTTCCTGTCCCAGCCGTTCTTCGTGGCTGAGGTCTTCACCGGTGCCCCGGGCAAGTACGTGTCCCTGAAGGACACCATTGCCGGCTTCAGCGGCATTCTCAAAGGCGACTACGACCACCTGCCGGAACAAGCGTTCTACATGGTAGGCGGCATCGACGAAGCCATCGAGAAAGCCAAGAAACTGTAA